A section of the Acanthochromis polyacanthus isolate Apoly-LR-REF ecotype Palm Island chromosome 13, KAUST_Apoly_ChrSc, whole genome shotgun sequence genome encodes:
- the rab4b gene encoding ras-related protein Rab-4B, with protein MSETYDFLFKFLVIGSAGTGKSCLLHQFIENKFKQDSNHTIGVEFGSRVVNVGGKTVKLQIWDTAGQERFRSVTRSYYRGAAGALLVYDITSRETYNALTNWLTDARTLASPNIVIILCGNKKDLDADREVTFLEASRFAQENELMFLETSALTGENVEEGFLKCARTILNKIDSGELDPERMGSGIQYGDASLRQLRQPRGTTTQNKQQCNC; from the exons ATGTCTGAGACATACG ACTTCCTGTTTAAGTTCCTGGTGATTGGCAGTGCCGGGACGGGGAAATCCTGCCTCCTCCACCAGTTCATTGAGAACAAGT TTAAGCAGGACTCCAACCACACCATCGGCGTGGAGTTTGGTTCCAGGGTAGTCAACGTTGGTGGGAAGACAGTCAAACTGCAGATCTGGGACACTGCCGGGCAGGAGCGATTCCG TTCTGTCACGCGCAGCTACTACCGAGGAGCAGCTGGAGCGCTCCTTGTCTATGATATTACCAG CCGGGAGACGTATAACGCTCTGACCAACTGGCTGACGGATGCACGGACACTGGCCAGCCCCAACATTGTCATCATCCTGTGTGGTAACAAGAAAGACCTGGATGCAGACAGAGAGGTGACCTTTCTGGAGGCCTCGCGCTTCGCTCAGGAGAACG agctgatgtttctggagaCGAGCGCTCTGACTGGTGAAAACGTCGAGGAAGGCTTCTTGAAATGCGCTCGCACCATCCTCAATAAGATAGATTCAG GTGAGTTGGACCCGGAGAGGATGGGTTCAGGTATCCAGTATGGAGATGCTTCGTTGAGGCAGCTGCGACAGCCGAGAGGCACCACGACACAGAATAAGCAGCAGTGTAATTGCTAG